Within the Pseudomonas oryzae genome, the region AGGATGGCCGCCTGCATGCCCGAGCCGCACATCTTGTTGAGGGTGGTGCACACCGTGGAACGCGACAACCCGGCGCCCAGCGCCGCCTGACGCGCCGGCGCCTGGCCGAGGCCGGCGGGCAGCACACAGCCCATCAGCACCTCCTGCACCGCCTCAGGCGGCAGGCCGCTGCGCTCGACCGCGGCGCGGATGGCGGCGGCGCCCAGTTCGGGGGCGGTCAGGTTCCGGAGGTCGCCCTGGAAACCGCCCATCGGGGTGCGCGCGCTGCCGACGATGACGATCGGATCTTCGTGGCTCATGGGGTGTTCTCCTGTCACTTGGCGGCCATACGCAGGGCGCCGTCGAGGCGGATCACCTCGCCGTTGAGCATGCTGTTCTCGACGATGTGGCGGACCAGCGCGGCGTACTCCTCGGGCTTGCCGAGGCGCGGCGGGAACGGCACGCCCGCGGCCAGCGAGGCGCGCACCTCGTCACTCATGCCGGCCATCATCGGTGTCTCGAAGATGCCGGGGGCGATGGTCATCACGCGGATGCCGTGGCGCGCCAGCTCGCGGGCGGCCGGCAGGGTCAGGCTGGCCACCCCGCCCTTGGAGGCGGCGTAGGCGGCCTGGCCGATCTGCCCGTCGAAGGCGGCGATGGAGGCGGTGTTGACGATCACCCCGCGCTCGCCACCCTCGTCCGGGGTGCCCTCGGCCATCGCCTCGGCGGCCAGGCGCAGCATGTTGAAGGTGCCGATCAGGTTGATGGTGACGATGCGGCTGAAGCTCTCCAGCGCGTGCGGCCCGTTGCGGCCGAGCACCTTCTCGCCGCCGACCACGCCGGCGCAGTTGACCAGCCCGTGCAGCGCGCCGAAGGTCTCGCGGGCGGCGGCCACGGCATTGCGGGCGGCGGCCTCGTCGGTGATGTCGGCGACCAGGCCGCGGGCATTGGCGCCCAGTTCGGCGGCGCGCGCCTCGACGGCGGCGGCGACGTCGACCAGCAGCACCCGGGCGCCGGCCTCGACCAGCGCCCGTGCGGTGGCCGCACCGAGTCCGGAGGCGGCGCCGGTGACCAGGAAAACCTTGTTGGGGATGCGCATGAGTTGTCTCTCTTGTTCTGGCGACACGCGGGCAGCCGGGGGCCGGCGCACGGGCGGCGCAACTACTTGATCGGGATTGGCGGGAAGGTGTCGGGCGGCTAGCCCGCGGGGGGATGCACGACAGGGAAGCAGGGCGGCATGGCGGTTTCCTTATCTTGTTCTAGTTCGGAAGCACGACAGGCGTGATGGCTTCATATTGGTCAGCGGGCCACGGGCCGGCAATGGCCGTTCCTGTCAATCTGCGTGACCGTTTTGGCCAATGCCGGGGGCGAGGATCAGGGTGCGGTAGTGGCCGGGATTGGTGCCGGTCCACTTGCGGAAGGCCTTGTAGAAGGCGCTGACGTCGGCGAAGCCGAGGCGCTCGGCGATGGCGCCGAAGCTGACCTGCGGATCGGCCAGCCAGGCGGTGGCGCGCTCCTGGCGCACGGCGTCCTTGATCGCCTGGTAGGACTGGCCGACCTCGGCCAGCCGCCGGCGCAGGGTCGAGGGTGACATGCACAGCACCTGGGCCAGCTCGTCGCCGGTCGGCCAGCGCTCGCCCGGCAGGCTGCGCAGGTGGGCCTTGATGCGGTGCGCCAGGCTGCCGGTGTCGCGGTACTTGACCAGGATGTTCGACGGCGCGCGGGCGAGGAACTCGTTGAGCTCCGCCTCGCTGCGCCGCACCGGCAGATCGAGCACCTCGGCGGCGAAGATGATCCGGTTCGACGGGCGGGCGAAGCGCAGGTTGTCGGAGAACATCACCCGGTAGTCGCCGATGTACTCCGGCTCGGCGCCGCGCAGCTCCACCGCCAGCAACGGGAAACGCCGACCCACCAGCCAGCAGGCCAGGCCGTGCAGCAGCAGCCAGAAGGTGAAGCAGGCGAAGGGCCGCAGCGGCTCGCCCGTGCGCTCGTGCAGCACCACCTCGGCCAGGCTCTGGCTGCGGGCGAGGGTCGGGCGGAAGTTCTCGAAGGTCAGGGCGAAGAAGTCCAGCGCGGTGTGCAGCGCCTCCTCGAGGGTCGCCTGGTTGCGGCAGGTGCGGCACAGGAAGGCGAAGCTGCCCCAGCGCATGCGCCGCGGGTCCATGGCGAAGAACTCGTCGTCGTAGCGGCGCGCCAGATGCAGCCACAGGCGGCTGTAGTCGCGCACCTCGACCCGCGCGGCGGGATCGGCGAGCAGTGCCGGCTCCAGGCCCACCTCGCGCAGCAGCTCGGCGACCGGCTCGCCGCGCTCGGCGAAACCGCGCAGGGCCTCCTCGACCAGACGGATGGAGATGCTGTCCTTGACTACCGGTGCTGCGCGCTGGATCACGGGGTCCGCTTCCCTGATGAATGGACGGACACCTTAGGCCAAGCCGGCCCCGCCGCGCCAGAACGGGTACACATGTAGGGTGGACAACGGCGCAGCCTTGTCCACCATGCAGCGCCCCGCTGGCGGAATCGCTGCGCTCCACC harbors:
- a CDS encoding SDR family NAD(P)-dependent oxidoreductase; this encodes MRIPNKVFLVTGAASGLGAATARALVEAGARVLLVDVAAAVEARAAELGANARGLVADITDEAAARNAVAAARETFGALHGLVNCAGVVGGEKVLGRNGPHALESFSRIVTINLIGTFNMLRLAAEAMAEGTPDEGGERGVIVNTASIAAFDGQIGQAAYAASKGGVASLTLPAARELARHGIRVMTIAPGIFETPMMAGMSDEVRASLAAGVPFPPRLGKPEEYAALVRHIVENSMLNGEVIRLDGALRMAAK
- a CDS encoding AraC family transcriptional regulator; the encoded protein is MIQRAAPVVKDSISIRLVEEALRGFAERGEPVAELLREVGLEPALLADPAARVEVRDYSRLWLHLARRYDDEFFAMDPRRMRWGSFAFLCRTCRNQATLEEALHTALDFFALTFENFRPTLARSQSLAEVVLHERTGEPLRPFACFTFWLLLHGLACWLVGRRFPLLAVELRGAEPEYIGDYRVMFSDNLRFARPSNRIIFAAEVLDLPVRRSEAELNEFLARAPSNILVKYRDTGSLAHRIKAHLRSLPGERWPTGDELAQVLCMSPSTLRRRLAEVGQSYQAIKDAVRQERATAWLADPQVSFGAIAERLGFADVSAFYKAFRKWTGTNPGHYRTLILAPGIGQNGHAD